The following is a genomic window from Prunus persica cultivar Lovell chromosome G7, Prunus_persica_NCBIv2, whole genome shotgun sequence.
aagaaacaaataataacaatTCTGAAAGCAGAGAAAGAAGTTCTCAAGATTTTCAGAATGACAAAAAATCAGATACTGCAGATCAGCAACAAGGTACAGCACAACAAGGTCAGCAACAACAAGAGTCCCAAAAGCAATCATCAGATAAACAGCAATCTCAAAATGAGACTTCAGAGAGTGATCAACAACAGCAAGCAAAAGAACAACAGAAACAACAGCAAAAGCAAGAGCAACAAAATTCAGAATCCAACATGACCAAAATCGGTGAAGTGCAATTTTCAGACGTGACGAACCATGCAATGACGACGACCCTGCTAGTACAAAACAAGGCATCTGATGGTCAGAATTTTTCTCAAACACCTTCTGATCAAAATAAACAGAGCCCagaaaaaacccaacaagACACTGACTCTCAGCAAAAGCAGGCCGGCAATGCAGCTGATCAAAGCAAGCAGGGAGCTACTGAGTCCAACTCGGGCGATTCGTTACTGGGCGGGGACAACTCAGGCATTCCCAAGGAGTCGAAGGAGTCTAAGAAGTCGTGGTCCACGCAAGCAGACCAGTCGGAGAACCAGAAGGAGAGGCGCAAGGACGAAACCGACGGTCAGGATGGCATCTACGGTTACACGTGGCAGAATTGCAACGTCACTGCGGGTCCCGATTATATACCTTGTTTGGATAACGAGAAAGCTTTGAAACAATTGCGTACGACCAAACACTTCGAGCACCGCGAGAGGCATTGCCCTCAGGAGGGGCCCACTTGCCTGGTCCCACTCCCCGAAGGCTACAAGAGATCTATCGAGTGGCCGGAAAGCAGAGACAAGGTGCGTATGCCGTTGATTGAAATTAATCCAACGGTTGGATGAGTGGGTATGTAACTTTTTTATTGTGGTCTGGCAGATATGGTATCATAATGTACCGCACACATTGCTGGCGGAGGTAAAGGGCCACCAGAACTGGGTTAAGGTGTCCGGTGAATTGTTGACTTTTCCTGGTGGTGGGACCCAGTTCATACATGGCGCCCTCGTGTACATTGACTTCCTTCAAAACGTAAGCATCTCTTCATCTTTgataaaaatttctaaaataaaacCATTTTATCACACGTATACTAGTAATGCAAGAAGTACTATAGTTTTAATCCACGTGAATTGATCACATGATAGATCTTGATGTGTTAGCTAATTTATGTCGTTCATGTATGTGAACTCCATTATGAAATTTAGATATATCTACGGTTAGAAATCACTCACGTGTGCACGTAAGTGACTAGACATAACAGTCATTCAATTGAACATACTatattactaattaaattatatttatttacgaTAAATTATTGCATGATAATAGAAACCGCAACATAATGTAATAAATTCACATTTCATAACATGAGTTGATGACAAGTTTATACTTAACATTAACACCAATCACAGATCTAGGaatgttttaattaattaatttgctcAAATCGGAGCCTAAAGTTTGGCAAAAATTGAGTGGTAAGATGAAGAAATTAATGCTGTTGGTTAAATGCAGGCAGTACCGGGCATCGCATGGGGAAAGAACACTCGAGTAATATTGGACGTCGGGTGTGGGGTTGCTAGCTTTGGGGGTTATCTTTTCGACAGAGACGTTCTAACAATGTCAATTGCACCCAAAGATGAGCATGAGGCTCAAGTTCAGTTTGCCCTTGAAAGGGGCATACCTGCAATCTCTGCCGTCATGGGTTCCCAGAGGCTTCCCTTCCCCAGCAGGGTCTTCGATGTCGTTCATTGCGCCCGTTGCAGGGTCCCTTGGCACAACGAAGGTTCATTTAATCTGCTTCGATCTTTCTGGAATGTTTTTCCCCTTGATTATATACAAGGTTAAGCAATTTCTTTTATGTACCATTGCAGGTGGTATGCTACTTTTGGAATTGAATCGGGTTTTACGGCCTGGGGGTTACTTTGTGTGGTCAGCCACTCCTGTTTACcgcaaggagaaagaagatgtaGAAATTTGGAAGGGTAGGGAACCAAACTTTTTCATGTAACATGTATAGTGTAGCGGAAAATGTTCCCTTGTCCCGTTATATATATTGGCACACTGTCAATCTCGTACCATTTGTTAAATTGACTGTTTGACAACATTCGATGCTAGAGTATTTCGATAAGAGaatgtttcaattttgtagaaatgtcTGCGCTGACGGCGTCCATGTGTTGGGAGGTTGTTGCCATCAAGAATGATAAGGTAAATTTGGTTGCGGCTGCCATCTACCGCAAACCCACCTCAAATCAGTGCTATGAgcaaagaaagcaaaagcagCCTCCTATGTGCAACaacgatgatgaccccaatgCTGCCTGGTAAATTTCCATTAATGACTTAGTTTTATAGCCTAAGTTGATCATAATAAGATTAAGATCACTAGATCAGCCAAGTTGATCATGACTCGGGTATTTTGTGCAGGTACGTACCTCTGCAGGCATGCATGCACCAGGCACCGATTGACAAATCGGAGAGAGGGACTCAATGGCCTGAGAAATGGCCGAGTCGACTGCAGACTCCTCCTTACTGGTTAAACAGCTCCCAGATGGGCATCTATGGGAAGCCAGCACCCCAAGATTTTGCAAGAGATTATGAACACTGGAAAAGAGTCATCAATAACACTTACATCAAAAGTTTGGGCATTAATTGGTCCAATGTCAGAAATGTCATGGACATGAGAGCTGTTTACGGAGGGTACTACTACTAATTAGGATGATCTTATATTAATCTAATTGTTTTACTTAGTTCTAAGTGG
Proteins encoded in this region:
- the LOC18770498 gene encoding probable methyltransferase PMT27, which translates into the protein MRSRSNKRSSSSSNSYASTVTITVFIAVCVFAVWMLNYSNTGVPPQTTNRSTRIATTASTDDTTNTALNMASSEDDQAQVITKSTSNDNSNNNSENPKAFEDNPGDLPDDAIKSDDLPNNSSKGSSTQDQNSSGGGDNKQDQVSEELQDQKEKEISQSQLSEDQTSSVAEHSQQQADHDEQSVSSQKGSDDQSDQNSRKGSEDQSDQNNQKMFTSNGEGSSSGNDQMINSESKSQDQQETNNNNSESRERSSQDFQNDKKSDTADQQQGTAQQGQQQQESQKQSSDKQQSQNETSESDQQQQAKEQQKQQQKQEQQNSESNMTKIGEVQFSDVTNHAMTTTLLVQNKASDGQNFSQTPSDQNKQSPEKTQQDTDSQQKQAGNAADQSKQGATESNSGDSLLGGDNSGIPKESKESKKSWSTQADQSENQKERRKDETDGQDGIYGYTWQNCNVTAGPDYIPCLDNEKALKQLRTTKHFEHRERHCPQEGPTCLVPLPEGYKRSIEWPESRDKIWYHNVPHTLLAEVKGHQNWVKVSGELLTFPGGGTQFIHGALVYIDFLQNAVPGIAWGKNTRVILDVGCGVASFGGYLFDRDVLTMSIAPKDEHEAQVQFALERGIPAISAVMGSQRLPFPSRVFDVVHCARCRVPWHNEGGMLLLELNRVLRPGGYFVWSATPVYRKEKEDVEIWKEMSALTASMCWEVVAIKNDKVNLVAAAIYRKPTSNQCYEQRKQKQPPMCNNDDDPNAAWYVPLQACMHQAPIDKSERGTQWPEKWPSRLQTPPYWLNSSQMGIYGKPAPQDFARDYEHWKRVINNTYIKSLGINWSNVRNVMDMRAVYGGFAAALKDLKVWVMNVVNIDSPDTLPIIYERGLFGIYHDWCESFSTYPRTYDLLHADHLFSRLKKRCKLPPVLAEIDRIVRPGGKLIVRDESSTIGEVENLLKSLHWEVSLTVSKNQEGMLSAQKGKWRPNTYADRNSS